A segment of the Trifolium pratense cultivar HEN17-A07 linkage group LG7, ARS_RC_1.1, whole genome shotgun sequence genome:
ATCAAACAATACCGCACTAAGATGaaatcataaacaaaaacacgaggaaaaaaaaactaatctatGTGGAAACCACTTATCTAAATTAAATGAGatgaaaaagatatatatagGTGATTCATAAATGaaaggagtttttttttttacaaaacattgTTGCGATTAAGATTTGTTCTAATAATATTAACTTCATCAATATTGATAACTACTAAGAGCATTATTGAAATGGATGAAATTTGAATCTCAGGCTACTCACTTTTTGACATTTAAAATGTGAATTTAGGTCATTAAAATTACTtaggaaaaataacaaatactacaaataatataagacaAGCAATTATTACAAACAATTTTGTCTTGGTCATGTGACCAAGTCATTTTCCTCTCTCATAATATATCCCGctttatttttgataaataaatatatagtattttgCTTTGTGTTATCAAGGGGAATAACTTCCAAGACAAGCAAGAGAAGTTGCTTTAGGAACCAACTTTCTTGAATACCaatctaaaatcaaaataactaTATGAGAAATGAGAAATTGCAAGTGTTAGAAGATGtataaagaaatataaaatgcTGTGATTTTTAACGGTTGGCAAATGGATCCAACTTTTTTGGCCCTTGATGCTTTGAGTTTTGTCCAGGAGTTTAATGAGGCTAATCCATCAAGAAATAGAAGAGCTCTAGTTTCACAAAGCATTTCTGAACCCTCTCGGAGTACATGTACATCTATGAATTCTATGTTTGTTGATGCAGGGTGCTGCAACTCAGGCCATACAGTTTGGGGTCTAGTTCTACGTAATTTGAATGGTGAAACAGTCTTTAGTGCTTGCAAAAGAGGACATCACTGCTGAACCTCTTTTGGCGGAAGCATTAGGGGTGCGTTGGGCTCTTCAAGTAGCCACTGATCAAGGTATCAACTCCGTTTCAATTTATTCAGATGCGGCAAATGTGGTAAATTGCATCAACAAAAGATCAAATTTTGCTGCTATTAATTTAATTGCTCAGGACTGTAGAAACTTGATGGCTGGATTGGCAAATGTTTCTGTAATGTTTATTAGTAGAACACAAAACTGTGATGCCCATAATTTGGTCTCTTTGGCTAAGGTTGTGGGTAGTAGGACTTGGTTAGGGGTAGCCCCTCTTGTATCAGTTTATTCTGTTTCTGCAGCTGTGCCTGCTGCTGGTTGTAATGTTTTTAGTTGTGTTCCGGCTTCTTAATGAAAATGtttgaaattcaaaaaaaaaaaaaaagaaatataaaactttgttttttttatgaattgagTGTCTTCTGCACACAATTATAGAGACTAATCTTTCAAGTCGTATAGAACCGTAATCTCAAGAAAATTTAACATTACAATAATTTCAGAGCTGAAAGAGATTTCGTTCTAttgtttgagtaaaatagtaatattttaaCTACCAAGTCACGTTTCATTATATACCCCAAATTGGAGGAATGAAACTTGGAGGATTGAATACAATGTGTTTTCAAGGCTGGTCCAATCAAATTGGAGATCCCAATCTAGAAAAGaataaattgagttttttttagtGTGTTTTAAACTCTCTTTTTTTACATGATTGTTTGGATTGTGTCTATTACACTACTGTATTTAatattaaagttgtttggtttGCGCTGGTGGAAGCTCAGATTTATGAGTTTCATCATATTCCATTGTTAGGGTACATTGTGTTAGGCTTGTGGCGCACCCATGAGCATGTGTGTGTAGTATGCAAGCGCAAGCCCAAACTTGGCTTGGCGCGCAAGGCATTGCTCTTTGCGTGTATGTGCTTAGTTATATTGACCATATGACTTGTAACTCTATAAAAGGCATTGTCTAGTGATGAATAAACTAGAGAACACCATTTAGAAATAACATCCATTTCACTCCATCCATTTTTTAATCTCAACAATAAAATCTAATTATTTACGACTCCATTCATTCTATTCTTTACCACCAATCTAAATATAGCTTAAATGATTAGAGTACAATGGTAAAGTCAAAGTGGATGCATTGATGGATCATAGTATCATATATTATAGTCATTATCGACTTATTGTTGCCCTATTCAAAACAGAACTGCTTATTAAGTttatcactaaaaaaataaaaacaaataaaaataaatggttgAAAACGTGTCATACTATTGATGCATTTTCCCTACCGTATTTTTTGGGCAGAATTTTATTGGTCAATTAGGTGTGCTtttcatgagaaaataaatatatcGTGAAAATTtgaccaatatatatatatatatatatatatatatatatatatatatatatatatatatatatatatatatcgtgAAAAATAAGTTCACTCGGAACTCCCCACCAAAAAGGTAGAGAAGctcctgacaaaaaaaaaagtagagaagcaaaatctaaaagaaaataTTCCTAATGAAGAGTTTAAAATAAGTTAAACAGAAAGTACtcgaaaaaaataattagcaaTAATTGATTAAGTTGAGTAGTAAAGTGACCTATTTGTAAACtacataaccaaaaaaaaaaaaaaaattgtcttcaaAGAAAAGGACATATATCTACAAATGTTATATAATGATATTGATTTACTATTCTATGCGTACTTTATTATAGCTTGCTATTCAAAAGGGTCCAATTGCTTAATGTTGCATGATGTGATCCTTAGAAGAAGCTTAGCTGCATATTGGTCAGACAAGTCATTGTTCATTTGACCCTCAACTAGTAGATCATAATACAGTCCTAAAACTTAATCTTGGGGTTTTCAAACAGGAAGAAAAAActtaagtatttttttattaaaaaaaaactagcaaTCACTTTCTGTTTGCCCATAACTATGGTCTACAAAGAAGGTGGCAACAAGGTGAGGCTCCATTCATACATTGTATAATGTTATTGCATTATTAAGGGAATAAAACTTATTATAAGAATACATGAGAAAGAAACAAAGGCAATTGTGCTATCCAGCTTTGTCATATATTATGATGCATGACCAAATTTCCTAATATGGTGGCCAATAATTTTAATCAAAGCTCCATCGAGTTCAAACATGGAAATCAAACAACTAGATTTGGATATGCAATCATGTCTGGACTCTCTGAGTATTTTATATATTCCAGTTTAAAAATTGTATGCATAAGCATGACATATATATTGGTTGAAGATGAGGTTAGATATGGTTGGCGTAAGAAGCATGCACCTGTAGGGGGAGGGTGATATAGTCTGGTTTCATAATCCTTCCCATTGTTTGAACTTAAGGAAATAAATAATTCGCGAAACATGCAACGAAACACAAGCCACAGACGCAGTGATAATTTAACTATGTCTTAAGAATGGTAAGACACAGTCAAAATACATAGGATTAGTTAAAGTGACATCCCCTCTCCAAATATAACTTTACTTGAGCCAACATACTATTCACAATGAAATGCAAAGAACCACACCACTCTTTGATGTCTTGACATCCAAATGAAGTTAACATACACAAACCAGATAAAAAAGGGTGGTTTGTACACATCCCTCACATGATCAATATTCACAGCATACAGGGTTAATTGATTTAaactagatttgcctcttcaaAATCTTTTTCAGCCATTGCAAAACCAAATGCAATATTTCTATTATAGCAATTATAAGACCTATGCAAAAAATAATGTTACAGAGGACATAGTGGTCTTGGTATTTCTATCCCTTTCAAAAGGTCAATTACCACACaaggtaaaatataaaataaatttacacaagtgaaagaaaatgaaaatgaggGGTATACGGTGGGGAAAAAACTATTGTAGCTAGTTCCTATCCGTTAAGAGGGAGCAACGCCCTCTGATGCAACTGCCTCATCCTGTGGCAAACCTGAATCACTTTTTTTCTCCTTAGGAGAGTTATCATCTGATGTGTCCGTAGATTTTTCTGGTTTGTCATTGGAAGCTACAGGTCCGCTGTCTGAAGAATCTATCGTGGTTTCATCATGGTTCTGAGCATCACTTTGAGATGAAGCCAAGACGCCTAGCCCTTTGGCAAGGGTTTCAGCATGGTCCTGCTGAGCATTATTTTGAGGATTGGATGGAAGGTGAGATGTAGAAGAGACACCTAACCCTTTGGAAAGAGACGCATACTTGAAAACTAATTGTTTGTAATTATTTAGCAGGTCTTCGACATCACCTACTGTTAGATCACCTACACTAGCAAATAAATATGGAAACTCCCTGAAAACATCATTCAGTTTATCCTCTTTTATGATCATACTTGCCCCTTTATTCTCCAAATCTGAGAGGGATGGAACTTTTGTGATCGATAACTCATCTTGAAACGACACTTTCTTACTTTCTAATTTTGCAGCGGATGACGAAGTTCGTAATGCAGGGTCCTTATTGTCATtcaaagttttatttttgtctgcTCTTGGATGCTGTCCATGATTTTGATAAGGTGAATTGGGATCTTGCGTATCAACTGAAAGCCCTGAAAGAAGAGCACGAGCAAATTCCATGTTTCTCTCAAACTCAGTTTCATCTATCGAAATGGCTTTTGCATCAATGTTTGAGATGAAGGATTCGGCAGAAAGcatatttgtaaaataatatgATGCTTCCCCAACCAAACGAGATTGCCGTCTAAACCTTTGTATGTACAGTAGATTTGAGTGCAGTTGTGGAGGGTTTGCCTGCATAGCATCATCAATAGAAGGCTTTAAAAAAAAGCTAACGTCAACTATATCCGAATGAAAAAGGTATAAAAAATAGAGTTTATAAAATTTGGTTTCTTGCTGCATCTGCATAGTTGATGCTTTGCTTTCAAGTAATGTGTATAAAAAGAAGCTCTTTAATTCAATGATGCGCTGGCTCAATATATACATATGTATATTAAAGTCTCACATATGTGTGTCTCCACTTGTCTAGTTTCATAGCATTTCAGATTTgagcaaaaaattaaaactaatttgATAGCCTCAAGGTTCTGAGTTCAACTTGCCTCGGGATAATTGTAAAAAGGTTTAAAGGTCATTAGTGCTACTTCCATTAATAAAAGTTTTCcccttaaaaaaatcaaaggaaAAGATCATAAAGCTTCGCACCATGAGCAGTTCAAAAGATAGTTCTTTAAAGCAAATAATAATGCAACAAACATCACAAAAAAAAGGTTATGCATATTTTGTGGGTAATATGGTCATGCTGTGATGAATGAACCAGTGTATGCAAGATGATATTTCAAAACACCCGTCAAATATTCTCTTGTAAACATGTCACAAGAAACTTTCCATAACTTCACAGAATTGCGAGCTTTATTTGTACAAAGTGGAGTTCATATAGTGAAAAAACAAAGCGAAGTGGCATACTAGAACAAAGGAAAGGATAGATGTAGCACTTCACATTCGTAAGTCAAACCCATAATGTTTTAGAAAGTGCAGGAAGAAATAATACCAGTTTTAGA
Coding sequences within it:
- the LOC123896917 gene encoding vacuolar protein sorting-associated protein 9A-like, which codes for MENADVFLGLHDFLERMRQPAAADFVKAIKSFIVSFSNNGPDPDRDSAAVQDFLANMEAAFKAHPLWSGCSEDELESAGEGLEKYVMTKLFARVFASLPDDVKLDDQLSEKMSLIQQFIRPENLDIKPAFQNETSWLLAQKELQKINMYKAPRDKLICILNCCKVIGNLLLNASLASKDNPPGADEFLPVLIYVTLKANPPQLHSNLLYIQRFRRQSRLVGEASYYFTNMLSAESFISNIDAKAISIDETEFERNMEFARALLSGLSVDTQDPNSPYQNHGQHPRADKNKTLNDNKDPALRTSSSAAKLESKKVSFQDELSITKVPSLSDLENKGASMIIKEDKLNDVFREFPYLFASVGDLTVGDVEDLLNNYKQLVFKYASLSKGLGVSSTSHLPSNPQNNAQQDHAETLAKGLGVLASSQSDAQNHDETTIDSSDSGPVASNDKPEKSTDTSDDNSPKEKKSDSGLPQDEAVASEGVAPS